The genomic window CAGCGAAGGCGTGCTGGAGCTGTTCGGCGACCTGCTCGAACAGCGCCGTGCCACGACCGTGGCGGCGCTGCCCTCGCGCGGCGTGGCGCGCATGCTCGAACGAATTCACGACGACCCGCGCCACGCCCCCTCGCTGGCGGAGCTGGCCGGCATTGCCGGGCTGACGCCCTTTGCAGCCCTGCGCCGCTTTCGTCGCGAACTGGCCACCACGCCCCACGCCTATCTCCTGCAGTACCGCGTGCGCCAGGCGCACCAGGCCATCGGCGCAGGCCGCACGCTGGCGGAGGCCGCGCAGTTGGCCGGCTTCGCCGACCAGCCGCACATGACCCGCGCCTTCGTTCGTCAGTTCGGGCTGACGCCGGGGCAATGGCGCTCATCCATCAGGCCGCCGCCCGCCAAACGCTGAACGCGCGGCGCTGCTGCGCCCCTCCCCTCCACTGACAGGAAACCCACGGGAATGAACGCAGAATTCCTGCTGACGGCGTTCGTCGTCGTGTTGCTGCCGGGCACCGGCGTGCTCTACACCCTC from Pseudomonas sp. GCEP-101 includes these protein-coding regions:
- a CDS encoding AraC family transcriptional regulator, whose protein sequence is MLHHVICTPTALPGLRSVEILTQRSFPRHAHDEYGIGVMLEGGHRSWSGRGQVEAQPCDIITVSPNELHDGASLRGAPRRWGMLYVEPAVIARLAGAEWAGREFSLPTLTDPRLARRIATLLQRLPDACPDEASEGVLELFGDLLEQRRATTVAALPSRGVARMLERIHDDPRHAPSLAELAGIAGLTPFAALRRFRRELATTPHAYLLQYRVRQAHQAIGAGRTLAEAAQLAGFADQPHMTRAFVRQFGLTPGQWRSSIRPPPAKR